Proteins encoded within one genomic window of Rossellomorea vietnamensis:
- a CDS encoding DUF3021 domain-containing protein, which translates to MNLLKKGLIRGLIPFILFTVTSLIWTQFEGASAISKSLLFYGLIAFFLGVASVIYEVERWRFIQQILVHYLVMLVTVFPTLLLSGAYPVDSIRDVARVYFLFNEMGLILFLSTYFMFKWRNRAYMREQSE; encoded by the coding sequence ATGAATCTACTGAAAAAAGGATTAATTAGAGGTCTCATCCCGTTTATTCTTTTCACCGTCACTTCGCTGATATGGACGCAATTCGAAGGGGCATCAGCAATTTCAAAGAGTCTCTTATTTTACGGTCTGATCGCATTTTTCCTCGGAGTGGCAAGCGTCATCTATGAAGTGGAGCGATGGCGCTTCATCCAACAGATCTTGGTTCATTATCTGGTCATGCTGGTGACTGTTTTCCCAACGTTACTGCTGAGCGGTGCGTACCCCGTGGATTCTATCAGGGATGTAGCGAGGGTATATTTCCTTTTTAATGAGATGGGGTTGATTCTATTTTTAAGTACCTATTTTATGTTTAAATGGAGGAATCGGGCGTATATGAGGGAGCAGAGTGAATAG
- a CDS encoding GrpB family protein, which translates to MENSHWPKWAVESIEVVPPNPDWIEAGRAEVRELIQRLSPYGVKEVDHVGSTSIRDLPAKPIIDVMAMIQSFDEVEELAGKLAEDDWHYVPVELDNRPWRRFFIKVENDRRVAHLHLMLEGEPRWEQQRLFRDRLNGNPALRKEYAELKKSLANQFPDDREAYSDGKAAFIERVLGE; encoded by the coding sequence ATGGAAAATAGTCATTGGCCAAAATGGGCCGTAGAATCGATAGAGGTCGTACCTCCGAATCCGGACTGGATCGAGGCGGGAAGGGCGGAGGTGAGGGAACTCATACAACGTTTGAGTCCCTATGGTGTCAAAGAAGTCGATCATGTAGGGAGCACGTCGATCCGTGACCTTCCGGCGAAACCAATCATTGATGTGATGGCGATGATTCAATCTTTTGATGAAGTGGAAGAGCTTGCGGGAAAACTGGCGGAAGATGACTGGCATTATGTGCCGGTGGAGCTTGATAACCGGCCGTGGAGAAGGTTCTTTATCAAGGTGGAGAATGATAGGCGTGTAGCCCATCTGCATCTCATGCTGGAAGGGGAACCGCGGTGGGAACAGCAGCGGCTATTCAGGGACCGGTTGAACGGAAACCCTGCCTTGAGGAAAGAATACGCAGAACTGAAAAAAAGTCTGGCAAACCAATTTCCCGACGATCGGGAGGCATATTCTGACGGGAAAGCAGCTTTTATAGAAAGAGTATTGGGGGAATAA
- a CDS encoding GNAT family N-acetyltransferase, whose amino-acid sequence MNIVSLEELQREKVTDFFHQHWGSPKMVISSGVYDCASLDGFAVLNRDRVITGLITYVFKDAECEIISLDSLEEKKGIGTSLMEEVEKVAAENGCRRITLITTNDNLLALKFYQKRGFRISTIHRDAVEKARRIKPEIPMIGNDGIPIQDEIELEKGVTGDGK is encoded by the coding sequence ATGAACATCGTTTCACTGGAAGAATTACAGCGAGAGAAGGTCACCGACTTTTTTCACCAGCATTGGGGAAGTCCAAAGATGGTGATTTCAAGCGGGGTTTATGATTGTGCTTCTTTAGACGGCTTTGCCGTTTTGAATAGAGATCGTGTAATCACTGGTTTGATTACATACGTGTTTAAAGATGCCGAATGCGAGATTATTTCACTTGATAGTTTGGAAGAAAAGAAGGGGATCGGCACCTCTCTTATGGAAGAAGTAGAAAAGGTGGCTGCCGAAAACGGGTGTAGACGCATCACGCTGATTACGACGAATGACAATTTGCTGGCGCTGAAATTTTACCAAAAGAGGGGCTTCAGGATATCGACGATCCACCGGGATGCCGTGGAGAAAGCGAGACGGATCAAGCCTGAGATTCCGATGATCGGGAATGATGGGATTCCGATTCAGGATGAGATCGAATTGGAGAAGGGTGTGACAGGTGATGGAAAATAG